One window of Bos javanicus breed banteng chromosome 1, ARS-OSU_banteng_1.0, whole genome shotgun sequence genomic DNA carries:
- the CLDN8 gene encoding claudin-8 has protein sequence MATYALQIAGLVLGGVGMVGTVAVTVMPQWRVSAFIESNIVVFENLWEGLWMSCMRHANIRMQCKIYDSLLALSPDLQAARGLMCAASVLAFLAFLTAVLGMKCTRCAGDDDKVKGHILLTAGVIFIITGLVVLIPVSWVANSIIRDFYNPIVDIAQKRELGEALYIGWTTALVLIVGGALFCCVSCCHEKSSSYRYSIPSHRTTQKSYHAEKKSPSVYSKSQYV, from the coding sequence ATGGCTACCTACGCCCTGCAAATCGCCGGACTGGTGCTCGGTGGTGTGGGCATGGTGGGCACAGTGGCTGTCACGGTCATGCCTCAGTGGAGAGTGTCTGCCTTCATTGAAAGCAATATCGTGGTCTTTGAAAACCTCTGGGAAGGACTATGGATGAGTTGCATGAGGCATGCTAACATCAGAATGCAGTGCAAAATCTACGACTCGCTGCTGGCTCTCTCTCCGGACCTACAGGCAGCCAGAGGACTGATGTGTGCCGCCTCGGTGCTGGCCTTCCTGGCTTTCCTGACGGCCGTCCTCGGCATGAAGTGTACCAGATGCGCCGGGGACGACGACAAGGTGAAAGGTCACATTCTGCTGACCGCTGGAGTGATTTTCATCATCACTGGCCTCGTGGTGCTCATCCCCGTGAGCTGGGTTGCCAATTCCATCATCAGAGACTTCTACAACCCAATAGTGGATATTGCCCAGAAACGGGAGCTGGGAGAAGCCCTCTACATAGGCTGGACCACGGCCCTGGTGCTGATTGTTGGAGGGGCGCTGTTCTGTTGCGTTTCCTGTTGCCATGAAAAGAGCAGTAGCTACAGATACTCCATACCGTCCCACCGAACAACCCAGAAAAGCTATCACGCCGAAAAGAAGTCGCCGAGTGTGTACTCCAAAAGTCAGTACGTGTAG